One Setaria italica strain Yugu1 chromosome II, Setaria_italica_v2.0, whole genome shotgun sequence DNA segment encodes these proteins:
- the LOC105913755 gene encoding uncharacterized protein LOC105913755, with protein sequence MLKSSTYTKWASFFKSMHGKFGLKSHIDGTVAPRPQDPVWDQADCCVHSWFFSSVDDSVLNLTMTDDDQIVRDLWLAIEGLFRANKQSRVIFLSHDFHSMTQSNSSIVEYCSHMKTLTDALWDIGHPVQDS encoded by the coding sequence ATGTTGAAGTCCTCCACCTACACCAAGTGGGcatccttcttcaagtccatgcACGGCAAGTTTGgcctcaagtcgcacatcgaCGGCACAGTGGCGCCCCGTCCCCAGGACCCCGTTtgggatcaagcggattgctgCGTCCACTCCTGGTTCTTCAGCTCCGTTGACGACTCCGTTCTCAACCTCACCATGACCGATGATGATCAGATCGTTCGGGATCTTTGGCTCGCCATCGAGGGCCTCTTCCGTGCCAACAAGCAGTCTCGGGTGATCTTCCTCAGCCatgacttccactccatgacacaGAGCAACTCCTCCATCGTCGAGTACTGCAGTCACATGAAGACCCTCACCGACGCCCTCTGGGACATTGGCCATCCCGTTCAGGACTCTTAG